Proteins from one Brevibacillus humidisoli genomic window:
- a CDS encoding TRAP transporter substrate-binding protein: MAAEQFKEELDKRSDGRMKLEIYPSGQLGTEADMVQQIASGSVDFGFITAAYLSSRSPSFAAWFTPYAFKDLQAANEARDTEIAKKILGTLDEQGLVGLDYLFAGQRVMLFKDKHVTKPEDMAGLKLRVTPSPPLTDFYQSTGASTEGIPLPEVYSAVQMGVIDGMDMDLDATITNKYYEVVKYGAVTNHMVWPAVSIVNKSTFDKMPEEDQQIIREAIAAAANYSATTRAGQEEEFKKELSDKGMTIYEIDPALFAPHMKSFDEKYGPTDPLIQEFIDTFRK, encoded by the coding sequence TTGGCAGCCGAACAGTTTAAAGAAGAGCTGGACAAGCGTTCCGATGGCCGGATGAAGCTGGAGATCTATCCTTCTGGTCAATTGGGTACGGAAGCTGACATGGTCCAACAGATCGCTTCTGGTTCTGTCGATTTCGGTTTTATCACGGCGGCGTATTTGAGTTCACGCTCTCCCTCATTTGCCGCTTGGTTTACACCGTATGCTTTTAAAGATCTGCAGGCGGCAAATGAAGCGCGCGATACGGAGATTGCCAAAAAAATACTTGGTACGTTGGACGAACAGGGATTGGTCGGCCTCGACTACTTGTTTGCGGGTCAGCGTGTGATGCTGTTTAAAGACAAGCATGTCACCAAGCCGGAGGACATGGCTGGACTGAAGCTGCGGGTGACGCCAAGCCCTCCCCTGACAGATTTCTATCAGTCGACAGGTGCCTCCACGGAAGGCATTCCGCTTCCAGAGGTGTATTCAGCGGTGCAGATGGGCGTGATCGATGGGATGGATATGGACCTTGACGCCACCATTACGAACAAATACTACGAAGTGGTCAAATACGGGGCAGTGACGAATCACATGGTGTGGCCTGCTGTCTCGATCGTAAACAAGTCCACCTTCGACAAGATGCCCGAGGAGGATCAGCAGATTATCCGGGAAGCGATCGCCGCTGCGGCCAACTATTCGGCGACGACGCGAGCAGGGCAGGAAGAAGAGTTTAAAAAAGAACTGAGTGACAAAGGGATGACGATCTATGAGATCGATCCAGCCTTGTTTGCTCCCCATATGAAATCATTTGATGAGAAATACGGGCCGACTGACCCCCTGATTCAAGAGTTTATTGACACATTCCGCAAATAG
- a CDS encoding TRAP transporter small permease, with product MKALSNHISTIEKYLAIVLMFAMAVIVALAVLFRYVLNAPLSWAGEVSVFLLIWVSFIGGSLGLKYKSQAAVTIIIDYVSARAKRIIAIIAHLLMLLFLILLLYYSYTWVLSPGVAFQRSSAILLPMWIPFSAVPIGLTFAGIHLLSNLVDLFREEDVQ from the coding sequence ATGAAAGCATTGAGCAACCACATTTCTACGATAGAAAAATATCTTGCCATTGTGCTCATGTTTGCGATGGCTGTCATTGTTGCGCTGGCCGTTCTGTTTCGCTACGTGCTGAATGCTCCGTTGTCATGGGCGGGGGAAGTATCCGTGTTCTTGTTGATCTGGGTTAGCTTTATCGGCGGCAGCCTGGGACTGAAATACAAGTCCCAGGCCGCTGTTACCATCATCATCGACTATGTGTCGGCGAGGGCAAAGCGTATCATCGCCATCATTGCCCATCTGTTGATGCTGCTGTTTTTGATTTTGCTGCTTTACTACAGCTATACGTGGGTGCTCTCGCCAGGCGTTGCTTTTCAACGATCGAGCGCCATCCTGCTGCCGATGTGGATTCCGTTCAGCGCTGTTCCGATCGGCTTGACGTTTGCCGGGATCCATCTCTTGTCCAATCTGGTTGATCTGTTTCGAGAGGAGGACGTCCAGTGA
- a CDS encoding TRAP transporter large permease produces MTSLVVICFFLFLLMGIPISLVLGMITLVYFLLVGNTALLSSTPMRLFSGLENFGLLAIPLFMLAGELMNGGGITTRLVQFAKVFVGHVRGGLAYVTIVSNMFLASILGSANAQAAMMSKVMVPEMEKEGYKREYSSALTLASSIVAPIIPPSMIFIIYGTLSGTSIGGLFMAGIIPGIIYGIGFLSLIAYVGYKQNFPKSQRATGKEMLRSTVHVLPALLVPFIIIFGILSGAFTATESAAIACVVAFLVGAFLYKELHVKKMPQILVNTVISTATVTFLIAMANIFGWMIAFEQIPQMIANAMLSISDNPFVFLLLVNLLLLLLGMVLDGIAALIILVPVLMPLVTAFQIDPIHFGVIMCINLTIGLLTPPVGTGLFIVSSIAQVRFEQLVKATMPFLLMAILVLFVITYWEDAVLLIPRMLGLS; encoded by the coding sequence GTGACCTCGTTGGTCGTAATCTGCTTTTTTCTTTTTTTGTTGATGGGCATCCCGATCTCGCTGGTTCTGGGCATGATCACCCTCGTCTACTTCTTGCTCGTTGGCAACACGGCGCTGCTCTCCTCTACGCCGATGCGCTTGTTTTCCGGATTGGAGAATTTCGGCTTGCTGGCGATTCCGCTGTTCATGCTGGCCGGGGAGTTGATGAACGGCGGCGGCATCACCACCCGACTGGTCCAATTCGCCAAAGTGTTTGTTGGACATGTACGCGGAGGGTTGGCCTATGTCACGATTGTGTCCAACATGTTTCTCGCCTCGATCTTAGGCTCGGCCAATGCGCAGGCTGCGATGATGAGCAAGGTGATGGTTCCTGAGATGGAAAAGGAAGGCTACAAAAGGGAGTATTCATCTGCTTTAACCCTTGCCTCGTCGATCGTAGCTCCGATCATTCCCCCTAGCATGATTTTTATCATCTACGGGACACTATCCGGCACATCGATCGGCGGATTGTTCATGGCCGGCATCATTCCCGGCATCATCTATGGGATCGGTTTCCTGTCGCTGATCGCTTATGTCGGCTATAAGCAGAATTTCCCGAAAAGCCAACGTGCCACAGGAAAAGAAATGCTAAGGAGTACGGTGCATGTCTTGCCCGCGCTGCTCGTCCCATTTATCATTATTTTCGGGATCTTGAGCGGAGCATTTACCGCGACCGAATCAGCAGCGATCGCCTGTGTCGTCGCGTTCCTGGTAGGAGCTTTCCTGTATAAGGAACTACACGTGAAAAAAATGCCGCAGATTCTGGTCAACACTGTAATCAGTACGGCGACCGTAACATTTCTGATCGCGATGGCCAACATTTTTGGCTGGATGATTGCCTTCGAACAAATTCCGCAAATGATCGCCAATGCGATGCTGTCCATATCCGACAATCCTTTTGTCTTCCTGCTGCTGGTCAATCTGTTGCTGCTGCTTCTTGGCATGGTGTTGGATGGAATTGCTGCGTTGATCATCCTGGTACCGGTGTTGATGCCACTGGTCACCGCCTTTCAGATCGATCCGATTCATTTCGGTGTGATTATGTGCATCAACCTGACGATTGGCCTCTTGACACCGCCCGTTGGCACCGGACTGTTTATCGTGTCCTCGATTGCCCAGGTGCGATTTGAACAGTTGGTCAAGGCGACAATGCCATTCTTGCTGATGGCCATTTTGGTTCTCTTTGTCATCACCTATTGGGAAGATGCTGTTTTGTTGATTCCCCGGATGTTGGGATTGTCCTAG
- a CDS encoding 4-hydroxyphenylacetate 3-hydroxylase family protein → MGIRTGDQYINALKSRQPEIWLQGRKVTSVCDEAVFQQPIREIAKLYDMQHDPEYQEQITHICEETGERVNNAFLVVKSPEDLQARRALYEAYAKATFGLMGRTPDFLNIVLTSLYCNASFLEKYDPQWAENVKNYFKYIRDNDLFLTHAIINPQNDRSKSSHEQQDMFTHLGAVKETPEGLVVRGAKMLATLAPITDEVIIYSFPGFKPGDERYALAFALPIDTPGLRIICREPMQDGIRSVYDHPLASRFEEMDAVLVFNDVLVPWDRVFLYNNVEAANLLYPKTGIGQQPAHQTGVRGLIKLQFATEVAVRLADSIGVDVYLNVQNDLGELIQSLESIRALLRTAEQEYDILPSGELMPGYVPLETIRGLLPKMYPRAIEVMQIIGAGGLLMSPTDADLEHPVLGEEMEKYYVGRDGISGKERVRLFKLAWDLCGEAFGQRLLQYERYYTGDPIRKRAIFYNNYKRIHAFSLVDDALSVYQGKEENQAKSLLHK, encoded by the coding sequence ATGGGAATCCGCACAGGCGACCAGTACATCAATGCTTTGAAATCCCGGCAGCCAGAGATATGGCTGCAAGGGCGAAAGGTGACAAGTGTGTGCGACGAGGCTGTGTTCCAACAGCCAATCCGTGAGATAGCCAAGCTGTACGATATGCAGCACGATCCAGAGTATCAGGAGCAGATCACGCACATCTGTGAAGAGACGGGCGAAAGAGTAAACAACGCCTTCCTGGTCGTGAAAAGCCCAGAGGATTTGCAGGCACGCAGGGCGCTGTACGAAGCCTATGCCAAAGCCACATTTGGACTGATGGGCAGAACACCTGACTTCCTCAATATTGTGCTCACTTCACTGTACTGCAACGCTTCTTTCCTGGAAAAATACGATCCGCAATGGGCGGAAAATGTGAAGAACTACTTCAAGTATATTCGCGACAATGACCTGTTTTTGACCCACGCGATTATCAATCCGCAAAATGACCGCAGCAAATCCTCGCATGAACAGCAGGATATGTTTACCCATCTGGGCGCGGTCAAAGAGACTCCGGAAGGTTTGGTGGTGAGAGGGGCAAAAATGCTGGCAACCCTCGCCCCGATCACGGATGAAGTGATCATCTACTCCTTCCCAGGGTTTAAACCGGGGGACGAGCGGTATGCTCTCGCGTTTGCGCTGCCGATTGACACGCCGGGACTGCGGATCATTTGCCGTGAGCCAATGCAGGATGGCATCCGTTCGGTGTATGACCATCCGTTGGCATCGCGGTTCGAGGAGATGGATGCCGTCCTCGTCTTCAACGACGTTTTGGTTCCATGGGACCGCGTATTCTTGTACAACAACGTGGAAGCGGCCAACCTGTTGTATCCCAAAACGGGCATTGGCCAACAACCGGCCCATCAGACTGGCGTAAGAGGGCTGATCAAGCTGCAATTCGCCACAGAAGTAGCGGTCCGTCTGGCTGACTCTATCGGGGTGGATGTCTATCTCAATGTACAAAATGATTTGGGAGAACTGATCCAATCACTGGAATCGATCAGGGCATTGTTGCGGACCGCTGAGCAAGAGTACGACATCCTGCCGTCAGGGGAACTGATGCCAGGGTATGTGCCGCTGGAGACGATTCGCGGGTTGCTGCCCAAGATGTATCCGCGGGCGATCGAAGTGATGCAGATCATCGGAGCGGGCGGGCTGCTCATGTCTCCGACCGATGCCGATCTGGAACATCCGGTGTTGGGCGAAGAGATGGAGAAGTACTACGTTGGCCGGGATGGCATTTCCGGCAAAGAGCGGGTGCGATTGTTCAAGCTGGCCTGGGATCTGTGCGGGGAAGCGTTCGGGCAGCGCCTGCTGCAATACGAGCGGTATTATACAGGCGACCCGATCCGCAAGCGGGCGATTTTCTACAACAATTACAAGCGCATCCATGCGTTTTCACTGGTAGACGACGCACTCAGTGTGTATCAGGGAAAAGAGGAAAATCAGGCCAAGTCACTGCTGCATAAGTAA
- a CDS encoding FAD synthetase, translating to MKVYVDETPDLSRSVIAIGAFDGVHRGHQAVIRQAVKHSKMLGVPSVVYTFDPPPRHYFQSARILTTVEKKLELLARLEPDYVVITRFDHRFTMRRADDFIDELGSMNPLEISVGEDFRFGRDREGDVHVLARHFKVRVTKPVCCSDGNPISSTRIRHLLSMGDIQQSFTLLGWSTKRRESV from the coding sequence ATGAAGGTATACGTAGACGAAACGCCGGACTTGTCCCGCTCGGTGATCGCTATCGGCGCTTTCGATGGGGTGCATCGGGGGCACCAGGCGGTGATTCGCCAAGCAGTGAAGCACAGCAAGATGCTGGGTGTGCCAAGCGTTGTCTATACGTTTGATCCTCCTCCTCGCCACTATTTCCAGTCAGCTCGCATTTTGACCACAGTGGAAAAAAAGCTGGAACTATTAGCGAGACTGGAGCCTGATTATGTGGTGATTACCCGTTTCGACCATCGTTTTACGATGCGACGTGCCGACGATTTTATCGATGAGTTGGGGAGCATGAATCCCTTGGAAATCTCGGTGGGGGAGGATTTCCGGTTTGGACGAGATCGCGAAGGCGACGTTCATGTGCTTGCGCGGCATTTCAAGGTGCGTGTGACGAAGCCGGTCTGCTGTTCTGATGGAAATCCAATCTCATCAACGAGAATCCGTCACTTGCTCTCCATGGGCGACATACAGCAATCCTTCACCCTGTTGGGGTGGTCAACCAAAAGGAGGGAATCCGTGTGA
- a CDS encoding NADPH-dependent FMN reductase — MKLLGIAGTMIGAKTSIIVQKVLDEAKKLAPDMEVELLDLRDYQMSLVDGRDPSTYPDDTKKVIDIVSSADCYIIGTPIFQGSMTGALKNLFDHIHPQALRNKVMGFVANGGTYQHYLVVENQLKPIAGYFRAYVAPGFVYAHTDHFNQQNEIVDEEVLSRIANLAQEVVLMQKALKTPDGVTHANR, encoded by the coding sequence GTGAAACTGCTAGGGATCGCCGGCACGATGATCGGAGCCAAAACCAGCATCATCGTGCAGAAAGTCCTTGATGAAGCAAAGAAGCTAGCTCCCGACATGGAAGTAGAGCTGCTTGACTTGCGCGATTATCAGATGTCACTGGTAGACGGACGCGATCCGTCCACTTACCCGGACGATACGAAAAAGGTGATCGACATCGTCTCTTCGGCTGATTGCTATATCATTGGAACACCGATTTTCCAAGGCTCGATGACAGGCGCTTTGAAGAACTTGTTTGATCACATTCACCCGCAAGCTCTCCGCAACAAGGTGATGGGCTTTGTAGCCAACGGCGGGACCTATCAGCACTATCTGGTGGTTGAAAACCAGTTGAAGCCGATCGCCGGCTATTTCCGTGCCTATGTGGCACCTGGTTTTGTGTACGCCCACACCGATCATTTTAATCAGCAGAACGAGATCGTTGACGAAGAAGTGTTGAGCCGCATCGCCAATCTGGCCCAGGAAGTAGTCCTCATGCAAAAAGCGTTGAAGACTCCTGACGGCGTGACCCATGCCAATCGTTGA
- a CDS encoding tautomerase family protein, with product MENVAKTVSETLEVSPERVRVLLYELPLTHWAIGGETAAKRRKEKTIRE from the coding sequence ATGGAAAACGTAGCGAAAACCGTCTCGGAAACGCTGGAGGTATCGCCTGAGCGTGTCAGGGTCCTCCTGTATGAACTTCCCTTGACACACTGGGCGATTGGCGGGGAGACGGCAGCAAAGAGGCGGAAGGAAAAAACTATACGGGAGTGA
- a CDS encoding 3-hydroxyanthranilate 3,4-dioxygenase yields MAMVPPINLWKFIEEHKDQLKPPVNNKMIWKDAELMVMLLGGPNKRRDFHIDPSEEVFYQLKGDCYVEIINEQGKREVVTVREGEMFLLPANVPHSPHRVADTIGLVIERNRKQGELEDFAWFCDNCDHEMHRATIQLTNIEVQVKEAIQAFNGSLELRTCKNCGHVMPPEASEWKCE; encoded by the coding sequence ATGGCAATGGTACCACCGATCAATCTGTGGAAGTTTATCGAGGAGCACAAAGATCAGCTCAAGCCTCCGGTCAATAACAAGATGATTTGGAAAGATGCCGAATTGATGGTGATGCTGTTGGGCGGGCCGAACAAGCGGCGCGACTTCCACATCGATCCGTCTGAGGAAGTGTTCTATCAACTCAAAGGGGACTGCTACGTCGAGATTATCAATGAACAGGGCAAGCGGGAAGTGGTCACGGTGCGGGAAGGGGAAATGTTCTTGCTGCCGGCCAATGTGCCGCACTCGCCCCACCGGGTAGCCGATACGATTGGTCTCGTGATTGAGCGCAACCGAAAACAGGGCGAGCTGGAGGATTTCGCCTGGTTCTGCGACAACTGCGACCATGAGATGCACCGTGCGACGATCCAATTGACCAATATTGAAGTGCAGGTAAAAGAAGCGATCCAAGCGTTTAACGGGAGCCTGGAGCTGCGCACGTGCAAGAACTGCGGACACGTCATGCCGCCGGAAGCGAGTGAGTGGAAATGCGAGTAG
- a CDS encoding amidohydrolase family protein, with the protein MEMRVDFHTHIIPEDLPNMAERFQGDRWPVLHRTCACGANIMVGGKVFREVTDQVWDPMKRIQDMEREKVDMQVLSPIPVTFSYWASAEEAEVMARIQNDFIAETVKQHPNRFIGLGTVPLQHTETAIREMDRCIHELGLKGIEIGTNVNGSNLDDAALMPFFEMCQEWDVPLFVHPWETLGRERMPRHNLMYTVGMPSETALAAASLILGGVIEKYPRLKICFAHGGGSFPYILPRLDQGWKVWPHLRMIEQPPSHYAKNFYFDSLNYDPLNIQYMVNRFGDDRIMMGSDYPFLLREIPPGEVIDQALELTEEQKRAMLGENALRFLNMSEMKVR; encoded by the coding sequence GTGGAAATGCGAGTAGATTTCCACACCCATATCATCCCGGAGGATTTGCCCAACATGGCGGAGCGCTTCCAGGGAGATCGCTGGCCGGTCCTGCATCGGACATGTGCATGCGGTGCCAACATCATGGTCGGCGGAAAAGTGTTCCGTGAAGTAACAGATCAGGTGTGGGACCCGATGAAGCGGATCCAGGACATGGAGCGGGAAAAGGTGGACATGCAGGTGCTCTCCCCGATTCCCGTCACCTTCTCCTATTGGGCGTCGGCAGAGGAAGCGGAAGTGATGGCCCGCATCCAGAATGATTTCATCGCCGAAACCGTCAAACAACATCCGAACCGTTTTATCGGACTGGGCACAGTTCCCTTGCAGCATACGGAGACGGCGATTCGGGAGATGGATCGCTGCATCCACGAACTGGGCCTGAAAGGGATCGAGATCGGCACCAACGTAAACGGCAGCAACCTGGATGATGCCGCTTTGATGCCGTTTTTTGAGATGTGTCAGGAGTGGGACGTGCCGCTGTTTGTTCACCCGTGGGAGACCTTGGGCAGAGAGCGGATGCCTCGCCACAACCTGATGTATACCGTGGGGATGCCAAGCGAAACAGCGCTAGCCGCAGCTAGTCTGATCCTGGGCGGCGTGATTGAGAAATACCCGCGCTTGAAGATTTGTTTTGCCCATGGCGGGGGATCGTTCCCATATATCCTGCCGCGTCTGGATCAAGGTTGGAAAGTGTGGCCGCATCTGCGGATGATTGAACAACCACCTAGTCATTATGCCAAGAATTTCTACTTTGATTCGCTGAACTACGACCCGCTCAACATCCAGTACATGGTGAATCGCTTCGGCGATGATCGGATCATGATGGGATCAGACTATCCCTTCCTGCTGCGGGAGATTCCTCCTGGCGAGGTGATCGATCAGGCGTTGGAATTAACGGAAGAACAAAAGCGGGCGATGCTGGGAGAAAATGCACTCCGCTTTCTGAATATGAGCGAGATGAAGGTGCGATGA
- a CDS encoding RidA family protein — protein MTNPTATPEQRLQELGFTLPAPRQAAGNYVGCVRVGNLLFMAGQGTDQYRGKLGQDVTIDVGYQAARQCMLNLLAVVKQEIGELSKVKRIVKLLGFVNSDPDFTDQPKVMNGASDLLVEIFGDKGKHGRSAVGMAQLPHNNAVEVEMILEIEE, from the coding sequence ATGACCAACCCTACAGCGACACCAGAACAGCGACTGCAGGAACTCGGCTTCACACTGCCTGCGCCGCGGCAGGCGGCCGGCAATTATGTCGGCTGCGTGCGCGTCGGGAACCTGCTCTTTATGGCCGGTCAAGGCACAGATCAGTATCGCGGCAAGCTGGGCCAGGATGTAACGATCGATGTGGGCTATCAGGCCGCCAGACAGTGCATGCTCAATCTGTTGGCCGTAGTCAAACAAGAGATTGGGGAACTAAGCAAGGTGAAACGGATCGTCAAGCTGCTTGGGTTTGTCAACAGCGACCCCGATTTTACGGATCAGCCCAAGGTCATGAACGGAGCGTCCGACCTATTGGTCGAGATTTTTGGTGATAAAGGAAAGCACGGACGTTCAGCAGTAGGCATGGCTCAACTTCCGCACAATAACGCGGTTGAAGTAGAGATGATCCTGGAAATTGAGGAGTAG
- a CDS encoding aldehyde dehydrogenase — protein MSQTTQEYLKKVKDAKLFIDGAYVDASSGETFDTIDPATNRKLASVAKAGEQDVNRAIEVAQRTFASGVWSNMPVEERARILCRMSDLVMERVEELAVVETLDVGKPIKESQGFDIPRAAANLRFFAEMAKYLVHEHYHMHNFMSYAKYAPAGVTSLIIPWNLPFMQMTWKASAALAAGNTVVVKPASYTPLSAVMLGEIANEAGLPPGVLNIVTGPGGTVGTAMTTHPYVRRISFVGETKTGKTVMEAAASQLIPVSLELGGKSANIVFEDADLDEAVKGSIEAIFRNQGEICLAGSRLLVQESVYDQFLNKFIAAVKQIKVGNPLDPDTDMGALVSRSHLNTVDEYVQTGLAEGAKLGFGGRRVSGLGDGNFYEPTVLYDVDNKMKVAQEEIFGPVIVIIPFKTEEEAIRIANDSIYGLAGVVWTNDLRRAHRVADQVQSGLLWINCWYVRDLRTPFGGAKESGIGREGGRHSFEFYTEAKTITMKR, from the coding sequence ATGAGTCAGACTACACAGGAATACCTGAAAAAAGTAAAAGACGCCAAGCTCTTTATTGATGGAGCATATGTGGATGCCAGCTCCGGCGAGACATTTGACACGATCGACCCTGCTACCAATCGCAAGCTGGCCTCGGTAGCAAAGGCGGGCGAACAGGATGTCAACCGGGCGATTGAAGTGGCCCAACGCACCTTTGCAAGCGGCGTCTGGAGCAACATGCCCGTTGAGGAACGAGCGCGCATCCTCTGCAGAATGTCCGACCTGGTCATGGAACGAGTAGAGGAATTGGCTGTTGTGGAGACCTTGGATGTAGGCAAACCGATCAAGGAAAGCCAGGGCTTCGACATTCCGCGGGCTGCTGCCAACCTGCGTTTCTTCGCGGAAATGGCTAAATATCTGGTGCACGAACATTACCACATGCACAACTTCATGTCGTATGCCAAATATGCTCCTGCCGGTGTCACCAGCCTGATCATCCCGTGGAATCTGCCGTTTATGCAGATGACCTGGAAAGCGTCAGCGGCACTGGCGGCCGGCAATACGGTCGTGGTAAAACCAGCCTCTTATACGCCGCTGAGCGCCGTGATGCTCGGCGAGATCGCCAACGAGGCCGGCCTGCCGCCCGGGGTGCTGAACATCGTGACTGGGCCAGGGGGAACGGTCGGTACGGCGATGACCACTCATCCTTATGTACGCCGGATTTCGTTTGTCGGTGAGACCAAGACAGGCAAAACCGTGATGGAGGCGGCTGCTTCTCAGTTGATCCCCGTCTCGCTTGAATTAGGAGGAAAATCGGCCAATATCGTCTTTGAAGATGCCGATCTGGATGAGGCGGTAAAGGGATCGATTGAAGCGATTTTCCGCAACCAGGGAGAGATCTGTTTGGCCGGTTCGCGGCTGCTGGTACAGGAAAGCGTCTACGATCAATTCCTCAATAAATTTATAGCAGCCGTAAAACAGATCAAGGTGGGCAACCCGCTAGATCCTGATACGGATATGGGTGCGCTGGTCTCCCGCAGCCATCTGAATACGGTAGATGAGTATGTGCAGACCGGTCTTGCCGAGGGTGCAAAGCTTGGCTTTGGCGGCAGACGAGTGAGCGGTCTCGGAGATGGGAACTTTTACGAACCCACTGTCCTGTACGATGTGGACAACAAAATGAAAGTAGCCCAAGAAGAAATCTTCGGTCCGGTGATTGTGATCATCCCATTTAAAACGGAAGAAGAGGCGATTCGCATCGCCAACGATTCCATCTATGGATTGGCCGGAGTGGTATGGACCAACGATTTGAGGCGTGCCCACCGGGTAGCGGATCAGGTGCAGTCCGGTCTGTTGTGGATCAACTGCTGGTACGTGCGTGATCTGAGGACACCATTTGGCGGGGCCAAGGAGAGCGGCATTGGTCGGGAAGGCGGGCGGCACAGCTTCGAATTCTATACGGAAGCGAAGACGATCACGATGAAACGATGA
- a CDS encoding 2-keto-4-pentenoate hydratase — MDLAKITRFCDHLAEAERSGRGVEPLTSLDPQLTVEEAYHVQLKTMERKVNAGARIVGKKIGLTSRAMQTLLGVDQPDYGQLLDSMVVEQNGEIAFTQVLQPKVEAEIAFVLKHDLHGPQVTAHDVLMATDYVLPALEIVDSRIANWQIKLQDTIADNASSGFYVLGGRPVQPDQIDLSLAGMALYKNGELMNTGVGAAALGHPANCVAWLVNKLSEFDMPLRAGEVILSGALSAAVDAKPGDAFQARVAHLGEVGVRFTT, encoded by the coding sequence TTGGACTTGGCAAAAATCACGAGATTTTGCGATCATTTGGCGGAGGCGGAACGAAGCGGCAGAGGCGTAGAGCCACTCACCTCCCTGGACCCGCAGCTCACCGTGGAAGAAGCGTACCATGTTCAATTGAAAACGATGGAGCGAAAGGTGAACGCCGGTGCCAGAATCGTCGGAAAGAAAATCGGGCTTACCTCACGTGCGATGCAGACATTGCTTGGTGTGGATCAACCGGATTATGGTCAGCTGCTGGACAGCATGGTGGTCGAACAGAACGGGGAGATCGCGTTTACACAAGTGCTGCAGCCAAAGGTAGAAGCAGAGATTGCTTTCGTGTTGAAGCACGATCTGCATGGTCCACAGGTCACCGCTCACGATGTCCTGATGGCGACCGATTACGTCCTGCCTGCATTGGAGATTGTGGACAGCCGCATCGCCAATTGGCAAATCAAGCTGCAGGACACGATCGCGGACAATGCCTCGTCCGGCTTTTACGTGTTGGGGGGACGCCCTGTGCAACCCGATCAAATCGATCTCTCGCTGGCTGGCATGGCTCTGTACAAAAACGGCGAGTTGATGAATACCGGCGTAGGGGCTGCCGCATTGGGCCATCCCGCCAACTGCGTGGCATGGTTGGTCAACAAACTGTCTGAATTCGACATGCCGTTGCGAGCGGGTGAGGTGATTCTCTCCGGTGCCTTGTCTGCAGCTGTGGATGCCAAACCCGGAGACGCGTTTCAGGCACGCGTCGCTCATCTTGGAGAAGTAGGGGTCCGATTTACCACATAA
- a CDS encoding acetaldehyde dehydrogenase (acetylating) codes for MSKVKVAILGSGNIGTDLMIKLGRSNVLELTAMIGIDPESDGLRRAKEAGYQVFDGGLKQFLQTSPQLADIVFDATSAKAHVRHAKALREADKIAIDLTPAAIGPYVVPSVNLGAHMSEKNINLITCGGQATIPIVHAINRVSPVSYAEIVATISSRSAGPGTRANIDEFTETTAHGIEAIGGAKKGKAIIILNPAEPPILMRDTVYALVEEGADQQEIAASIEQTVAYIQSYVPGYRLRTEPIFDDNKVTVFLEVEGAGDYLPTYSGNLDIMTATAVKVAEEFAKQRTGAIS; via the coding sequence ATGTCCAAAGTGAAGGTAGCGATTCTTGGATCGGGCAATATCGGAACCGACTTGATGATCAAGCTGGGCCGATCCAATGTACTGGAATTGACGGCGATGATCGGAATTGACCCAGAATCAGACGGACTTCGCCGGGCGAAAGAAGCGGGATACCAGGTATTTGATGGAGGATTGAAGCAGTTCTTGCAAACCAGTCCACAACTGGCCGACATCGTCTTTGACGCAACATCGGCCAAAGCGCACGTCCGTCACGCCAAGGCGCTCAGGGAAGCAGACAAGATCGCCATCGATCTCACTCCGGCAGCTATTGGACCGTATGTGGTACCATCCGTGAATCTAGGCGCGCACATGAGTGAAAAAAACATCAACCTGATAACCTGCGGCGGCCAGGCTACGATTCCGATCGTGCATGCGATTAACCGGGTCTCTCCGGTCAGCTACGCCGAGATTGTTGCCACCATTTCCAGCAGAAGCGCCGGTCCCGGCACCCGTGCCAATATTGACGAATTCACGGAAACCACGGCCCATGGCATCGAAGCGATCGGCGGGGCGAAAAAGGGGAAGGCGATCATCATCCTCAACCCGGCGGAACCGCCGATCCTGATGAGAGATACGGTGTATGCTCTGGTAGAAGAAGGTGCGGACCAGCAAGAGATTGCAGCCTCTATCGAGCAGACGGTTGCTTATATCCAGTCCTATGTACCTGGGTATCGCCTGCGCACAGAGCCGATTTTTGACGACAATAAAGTAACCGTCTTCCTGGAGGTAGAAGGAGCCGGTGACTACCTGCCCACATACTCGGGCAATCTGGACATCATGACAGCGACAGCGGTAAAAGTGGCAGAGGAATTTGCTAAACAGCGCACCGGCGCGATCTCCTAA